In Syngnathus scovelli strain Florida chromosome 11, RoL_Ssco_1.2, whole genome shotgun sequence, one DNA window encodes the following:
- the LOC125976772 gene encoding caM kinase-like vesicle-associated protein, producing the protein MPFGCLTLGEKKDYNNPAEVSDKYDLGQVVKTEEFCEIFRAKDRNTLKMYTCKKFNKKDGRNVRKAAKNEIMILKMIKHHNILQMVDAFETKKEYFIFLELATGREVFDWILDQGYYSERDTSNVMRQVLEAVAYLHSLNIVHRNLKLENLVYFNRLKHSKIVISDFQLAKLENRHIKDPCGTPEYLAPEVVGRQRYGRPVDCWAIGVIMYILLSGNPPFYDDTDEDDPDNRDKNLFLKILSGDYEFDSPYWDDISDSAKTLVASLMEVDQDQRLTAQEAIAHEWISGNAASDKNIKDGVCAQIEKNFAKAKWKKAVRVTTLMKRLRASEQGDSGASGVDSGAPAGTAAAPVVAAGGLGLAASLKAALSANAADTQTPTKPADPQPSTARAEETPEEGCNGDIL; encoded by the exons ATGCCATTTGGTTGTCTGACGCTCGGGGAGAAGAAGGATTACAACAATCCCGCTGAAGTCAGCGACAAATATGACCTGGGACAAGTCGTTAAAAC AGAGGAGTTTTGCGAGATATTCCGGGCGAAGGATAGGAACACGCTGAAAATGTACACCTGcaaaaagttcaacaaaaagGATGGCAGGAATGTGAGGAAAGCAGCCAAGAATGAAATAATGATCCTAAAGAT GATAAAGCATCATAATATCCTCCAGATGGTTgatgcttttgaaacaaagaaaGAGTACTTCATCTTCCTGGAACT AGCAACGGGGAGGGAGGTATTTGACTGGATCTTAGATCAGGGCTACTATTCAGAGAGGGACACCAGCAATGTGATGAGGCAAGTGCTGGAGGCAGTAGCATACTTGCACTCTCTGAATATCGTCCACAGAAATCTAAAG CTGGAGAACTTAGTGTACTTCAACCGCTTGAAACATTCCAAAATTGTTATCAGTGATTTCCAGCTTGCAAAACTGGAAAACAGACACATTAAGGATCCATGCGGGACTCCGGAATATCTCG CTCCTGAGGTTGTTGGCAGGCAGAGATATGGAAGACCTGTGGATTGCTGGGCCATAGGGGTCATCATGTACATACT CTTGTCCGGGAACCCTCCTTTTTACGATGACACAGACGAAGACGACCCCGACAATCGAGACAAGAACCTTTTCCTCAAGATTTTGTCGGGCGACTACGAATTTGACTCACCGTACTGGGATGATATTTCTGATTCTG ccaaaACCTTAGTGGCGTCTTTGATGGAGGTGGACCAAGACCAGCGGCTGACTGCACAGGAGGCTATTGCCCATGAATG GATTTCTGGGAATGCTGCTTCGGATAAGAATATCAAAGATGGTGTTTGTGCACAAATAGAAAAGAACTTTGCAAAAGCCAAGTGGAAG AAAGCTGTCAGAGTCACCACCCTCATGAAGAGACTTCGAGCATCCGAACAGGGGGATTCGGGAGCCTCCGGAGTTGATTCCGGAGCACCCgcaggcaccgctgctgctccagTAGTGGCTGCCGGTGGCCTCGGCCTTGCCGCCAGCTTAAAGGCAGCTCTTAGCGCAAACGCGGCCGACACACAGACTCCCACCAAGCCCGCGGACCCTCAGCCGAGCACAGCCAGAGCGGAGGAGACGCCGGAGGAAGGGTGCAACGGTGATATTCTGTAA